Proteins found in one Seonamhaeicola sp. S2-3 genomic segment:
- a CDS encoding alpha/beta hydrolase has protein sequence MKILKKIGKWFLILVGAFITFILVVLLVIRINSSGNEEPFLDEKGNVLPNSIAMHEDMIINGVPQRITIRGKDKNNPVLLIVHGGPGAPILPVIYKLTGVDLEDIFTVCYWEQRGSGLAYNDSIPDSSITLSHIVDDGLELSNHLRKTFKKDKIYIEGLSWGTAVAAYMVQKQPELYHAYIGSGLMANLSLSEELSYEFAMSESQKHNDTISINQLKQIGRPPYVENSKNSVTEAFEIERQIIMKYAPVKLETNFNFIKSMFLDNGLTFKEKFTDMINSPESYYPAAKILQPTAIDMNLMRDVPELKVPVYILQGDNDHFTETAVAKAYFDSIIAPSKKWFLFEDGTHGVQIEYPQKYRSIYINEILAK, from the coding sequence ATGAAAATATTAAAGAAAATAGGGAAATGGTTTTTGATTTTAGTAGGAGCATTTATTACTTTCATTTTAGTTGTTTTACTAGTAATCCGAATCAATAGTTCTGGAAATGAAGAACCTTTTTTAGACGAAAAGGGCAATGTGCTTCCAAATAGTATCGCTATGCACGAGGATATGATAATAAATGGAGTGCCACAAAGGATTACCATTAGAGGAAAAGACAAGAATAATCCCGTGCTACTAATAGTTCACGGGGGACCAGGCGCACCAATTTTACCGGTAATTTACAAACTCACGGGAGTTGATTTGGAAGATATTTTTACGGTTTGTTATTGGGAACAAAGAGGCTCTGGACTTGCTTATAATGACAGCATACCAGATTCGTCCATTACCCTAAGTCATATTGTAGATGATGGTTTGGAACTATCAAATCACTTAAGAAAGACTTTCAAAAAAGATAAGATTTACATCGAAGGTTTATCGTGGGGTACTGCTGTAGCTGCTTATATGGTTCAAAAACAGCCTGAATTATATCACGCCTATATTGGTAGTGGTCTTATGGCGAATCTATCGCTTTCAGAAGAATTATCTTATGAATTTGCAATGTCAGAATCGCAAAAACATAATGATACCATTTCAATCAATCAATTAAAACAAATTGGAAGACCTCCTTATGTAGAAAATTCAAAAAATTCAGTAACCGAAGCCTTTGAAATAGAACGACAAATTATAATGAAGTATGCTCCAGTAAAATTAGAAACCAATTTTAATTTTATTAAAAGTATGTTTTTAGATAACGGATTAACGTTTAAGGAAAAATTTACTGACATGATAAATAGTCCAGAATCCTACTATCCAGCCGCTAAGATTTTACAACCTACAGCAATAGACATGAATTTAATGCGTGATGTTCCAGAATTAAAAGTACCCGTTTATATATTACAAGGAGACAACGACCATTTTACCGAAACGGCTGTAGCAAAAGCGTATTTCGATTCAATTATTGCACCCTCTAAAAAATGGTTTTTATTTGAAGATGGAACTCACGGAGTACAAATTGAATATCCCCAAAAATATCGTTCAATATATATCAATGAAATACTGGCAAAATAA